Proteins encoded by one window of Dialister pneumosintes:
- a CDS encoding glycosyltransferase family 2 protein: protein MYEPLISIIVSVYKVEKYIHRCIESVLHQTYTNWELILVDDGSPDSCGRICDEYAMYHDKIAVIHKINQGVDAARNTGLHRAEGEWIYFLDSDDFIKENALEKMISYSQEGLYDMVIAGFYYLQPDGSLIHGSAYWEDSKDTHRLQKDSLVDALFSIVCGKLYKRILWEGVYFPVGLLIEDTYISSTLFYRAKRICSYREALYYYSYENTDSIMRSKTRKTYIYNRYCRFLAWEEHIRIASIYEADLVPVCTRKALLAAIKALLLYYGIGCKNSRVDFTSVRFYKKASR from the coding sequence ATGTACGAACCCTTAATTTCTATTATTGTTTCGGTATATAAAGTAGAAAAATATATTCATCGTTGTATCGAAAGTGTATTGCATCAAACATATACGAATTGGGAACTGATTCTCGTTGATGACGGTTCACCGGATTCTTGTGGTCGCATTTGTGATGAATATGCTATGTACCATGATAAAATAGCGGTCATTCATAAAATAAATCAAGGAGTGGATGCGGCTCGTAATACCGGGCTTCATAGAGCAGAGGGGGAGTGGATATATTTTTTAGATTCTGACGATTTTATTAAAGAAAATGCATTAGAAAAGATGATATCGTACTCGCAAGAAGGCTTATATGATATGGTTATAGCCGGTTTTTATTATTTGCAACCGGACGGAAGTCTTATTCATGGATCTGCTTACTGGGAAGATTCAAAAGATACACATCGCCTGCAAAAAGATAGTTTAGTAGATGCCTTATTTAGCATAGTTTGTGGGAAATTATATAAGCGAATTTTATGGGAAGGCGTCTATTTTCCTGTAGGATTATTAATTGAAGATACGTATATAAGCTCTACTCTTTTTTATCGTGCTAAACGTATTTGTAGTTATAGAGAAGCACTTTATTATTATAGCTATGAAAATACAGATAGTATTATGCGAAGTAAGACAAGGAAGACTTATATATATAATAGATATTGTCGTTTTTTAGCATGGGAAGAACATATACGCATAGCATCTATCTATGAAGCGGATTTAGTACCGGTATGTACAAGAAAAGCGTTGTTAGCAGCAATAAAAGCACTTCTTTTATACTATGGAATCGGATGTAAAAATAGTCGAGTCGATTTTACGTCTGTTAGATTTTATAAAAAAGCATCCCGATAA
- a CDS encoding glycosyltransferase family 2 protein, with the protein MYKPLISVIVPVYKVEKHINRCIESVLKQTYANWELILVDDGSPDSCGRICDAYAARYDNILVIHQENQGLSAARNAGLDRAGGEWVYFLDSDDFIREDTLEKIELFSKNGFYDIVVAGYSVLTADGKLVPCSSHWKEMDDISEIRKKILLDNLSNISCGKLYKKKLWDNFRFPVGLLNEDLYTCPEIFSRAQSACIHAESFYYYCHQNVNSLTNGGSFKNCILSKYSRMWGWEEHARVASKLVPAFERECRQKAIAYAIKAYMLNQGNGILSPKQEAEVKTYLSLHKEIPLSDKKEWQRTCIIENKYKGFMCIVGRLYRIVFNMRNKIRSRKINRHVQK; encoded by the coding sequence ATGTATAAACCTTTAATTTCAGTTATAGTACCTGTTTATAAAGTAGAAAAACATATTAACCGCTGTATCGAAAGTGTATTAAAACAAACCTATGCTAACTGGGAATTGATTTTGGTCGATGACGGTTCACCGGATTCTTGTGGGCGTATTTGTGATGCATATGCCGCTCGGTATGATAATATCTTGGTTATCCATCAAGAAAATCAGGGGTTGAGTGCAGCTAGAAATGCCGGATTGGATAGAGCCGGTGGAGAGTGGGTATATTTTCTTGATTCGGATGATTTTATTAGAGAAGATACATTAGAAAAAATAGAACTTTTTTCTAAAAACGGGTTTTATGACATTGTGGTTGCCGGCTATAGTGTTTTAACCGCTGATGGAAAATTAGTCCCTTGTTCTTCTCACTGGAAAGAAATGGATGATATTTCTGAAATTAGAAAGAAAATTTTATTAGATAATCTGTCTAATATTTCTTGTGGAAAGTTATATAAAAAGAAATTATGGGATAACTTTCGTTTTCCGGTCGGTTTATTAAATGAAGATTTATATACTTGTCCCGAGATTTTTTCAAGAGCACAAAGCGCTTGTATTCATGCAGAGTCTTTTTATTACTATTGCCATCAAAACGTAAATAGTCTTACGAATGGTGGAAGTTTTAAAAATTGTATTCTTAGTAAATATAGTCGTATGTGGGGTTGGGAAGAACATGCAAGAGTAGCATCAAAATTAGTACCTGCTTTTGAGCGTGAGTGTAGACAAAAAGCCATCGCATATGCAATAAAGGCATATATGTTAAATCAAGGTAACGGTATTCTTTCTCCTAAGCAGGAAGCGGAAGTTAAAACCTATCTTTCTTTGCATAAAGAGATTCCGTTATCCGATAAAAAAGAGTGGCAACGAACATGTATTATAGAAAATAAATATAAAGGATTTATGTGTATCGTAGGGCGATTATATAGGATAGTTTTTAATATGCGAAACAAAATCAGAAGTAGGAAGATCAATCGACATGTTCAAAAATGA
- a CDS encoding NTP transferase domain-containing protein, which yields MLTKKQFDLLHYLNNCKIVPTQRMMATAIELSLGSVNKLWKEMEEKEYIKKGLLSEKGKEALAPYKVENAMIMAAGKGTRFVPLTYEIPKGLLRVKGEVLIERQIEQLRKAGIHNITVVVGYMQEHFFYLEDKYDVKIVINTDYYRYNNTSTLMAVLEELGNTYICSSDNYFVDNVFTPYVYEAYYAAQYATGTTGEYCITTNSHGVITDVVIGGSNSWYMMGHVYFSKAFSEKFSDILKEEYQKEETKQLLWEDVYIKHIDKLSMVMKPYDSHKILEFDSLDELREFDFSYVDNVDSSIMTNICHALSCKARDITQIRILKKAAGYMAFRFICKQKRYVYVLPDWSQKGQSVWEKKAKFLTLAQSLGMYTQSVYFDKYKGWEILAVEKEYKPLNPQSEDEVKKVVATYRKLHHSGILSGYSLNIWEEIERNQKEMEEMQVKMPSDFNTMYNRIKEIWEDVSRLSSMQTVLCYNGANLEEILIDEEKQVSFTNWQFAGDAHPACDIGSFISHMPINTHSMVSCVHIIEEYMQSKVSEYMLIPFVQYAAIMSFYWYVWILRRKAEGALLEDKVYHYYKATRFYATSAQNLVIPILEEENTNDTP from the coding sequence ATGTTAACTAAAAAGCAATTTGATCTATTGCATTATTTGAATAATTGTAAAATAGTTCCTACACAAAGGATGATGGCTACCGCCATAGAACTTTCTCTTGGAAGTGTCAATAAACTTTGGAAAGAGATGGAAGAAAAAGAATATATAAAAAAGGGACTCCTGTCTGAAAAAGGAAAAGAAGCATTGGCACCTTATAAAGTGGAAAATGCAATGATTATGGCAGCCGGGAAAGGAACTCGGTTTGTTCCTTTGACCTATGAAATCCCGAAAGGATTACTTCGTGTCAAAGGAGAAGTATTAATAGAAAGACAAATTGAGCAATTGCGTAAAGCTGGGATTCATAATATTACCGTAGTTGTTGGATATATGCAGGAGCATTTTTTCTATTTGGAAGATAAGTATGATGTAAAAATTGTGATTAATACGGATTATTATCGATATAACAATACATCGACTTTAATGGCAGTATTGGAAGAATTAGGGAATACGTATATTTGCTCTTCGGATAATTATTTTGTAGATAATGTATTTACTCCTTATGTATACGAAGCATATTATGCAGCGCAATATGCGACGGGTACCACCGGTGAATATTGCATAACGACTAATTCACATGGAGTCATAACCGATGTAGTTATTGGTGGGAGTAATTCTTGGTACATGATGGGGCATGTTTACTTTTCAAAAGCATTCAGTGAAAAATTTTCTGATATTTTGAAAGAAGAGTATCAAAAAGAAGAAACGAAGCAGTTGCTTTGGGAAGATGTGTATATTAAACATATTGATAAATTGTCGATGGTTATGAAACCTTATGATTCTCATAAGATTTTAGAGTTTGACTCTTTAGATGAATTAAGAGAGTTCGATTTTTCTTATGTTGATAATGTAGACTCTTCGATTATGACAAATATTTGTCATGCACTTTCTTGCAAAGCCAGGGATATTACACAAATTCGTATTCTGAAAAAAGCTGCCGGTTATATGGCATTTCGCTTTATATGCAAACAGAAAAGATATGTATATGTATTACCCGATTGGAGCCAAAAAGGACAATCCGTATGGGAGAAGAAAGCAAAATTTCTAACCCTTGCACAGTCTTTAGGGATGTATACACAAAGTGTGTATTTTGATAAATACAAAGGTTGGGAAATTCTTGCTGTAGAAAAAGAATATAAACCGCTCAATCCTCAGTCGGAAGACGAAGTAAAAAAGGTAGTAGCCACCTATCGTAAGCTCCATCATTCCGGGATTCTTTCCGGATACTCGCTTAATATTTGGGAAGAAATAGAAAGAAATCAAAAAGAGATGGAAGAAATGCAAGTTAAAATGCCATCCGATTTTAACACGATGTACAACCGTATAAAAGAAATATGGGAAGACGTTTCCCGTTTGTCTTCGATGCAAACGGTTTTATGTTACAACGGTGCAAACTTGGAAGAAATTCTTATTGATGAAGAAAAACAAGTTTCTTTTACTAATTGGCAGTTTGCAGGAGATGCACATCCTGCCTGTGATATAGGTTCTTTTATCAGTCATATGCCGATTAATACGCATTCTATGGTTTCTTGTGTACATATTATAGAAGAGTATATGCAATCTAAAGTATCCGAATATATGCTGATTCCTTTTGTACAATATGCAGCTATTATGTCTTTTTATTGGTATGTATGGATTCTTAGAAGGAAAGCGGAAGGCGCATTATTAGAAGATAAAGTTTATCATTACTATAAAGCAACCCGATTTTATGCAACATCTGCACAAAATCTCGTTATACCTATTTTAGAAGAGGAGAATACCAATGATACCCCTTAG
- a CDS encoding choline kinase family protein, which translates to MIPLSKIKRIVTSVMGKGISDIVPLKKGMTNDSYIFRHGDSRYVLRLNGVGTEKLINRKQESDTYRAIAGLSLSDTVIAIDEKQGYKITKFIENARTCNPMNTEDVSLCMEKLRAFHEKNIHTSYTFDLYRMLDYYQSLWIRKKSMYADYDEVKNRIYNWKPWIEKVNKEHWTLTHMDAVPDNFMITDKQEVVLIDWEYAGMQDKHFDLAMFAIYAGYTLEESERLMHIYFKGECSSELYIRILAYHAIGGLLWSNWCEFKEDMGIHFGEYAQKQYEYAKEYSLLVDTLLQELKTGGKL; encoded by the coding sequence ATGATACCCCTTAGCAAAATAAAAAGAATAGTCACCTCTGTTATGGGTAAGGGGATTAGTGATATTGTTCCGTTAAAAAAGGGAATGACCAATGACTCTTATATTTTTAGACATGGAGATTCTCGTTATGTACTGCGTTTAAACGGTGTCGGTACGGAAAAACTCATTAATCGAAAGCAAGAAAGTGATACCTATCGTGCTATAGCCGGACTATCTTTAAGCGATACGGTGATTGCTATTGATGAAAAACAAGGATATAAAATTACAAAGTTCATAGAAAATGCAAGAACTTGTAATCCGATGAATACAGAAGATGTTTCTTTATGTATGGAAAAGTTGCGTGCTTTTCATGAAAAGAACATACATACATCATATACTTTTGATTTGTATCGGATGTTAGATTATTACCAATCCTTATGGATTCGTAAAAAGTCTATGTACGCAGATTATGATGAAGTGAAAAATCGAATTTATAATTGGAAACCGTGGATAGAGAAAGTAAATAAAGAACATTGGACACTGACACATATGGATGCCGTTCCGGATAATTTTATGATCACGGATAAACAGGAAGTAGTTCTTATCGATTGGGAATATGCAGGGATGCAAGACAAACATTTCGATTTAGCGATGTTTGCTATTTATGCAGGCTATACATTGGAAGAGTCAGAACGATTAATGCATATTTATTTTAAAGGAGAATGTTCTTCAGAATTATATATTCGTATATTGGCATATCATGCTATCGGAGGCTTGTTATGGAGTAATTGGTGTGAATTTAAAGAAGATATGGGCATTCATTTTGGAGAATATGCACAAAAACAATATGAATACGCCAAAGAATATTCGTTGTTAGTCGATACTCTTTTACAAGAATTGAAGACTGGAGGTAAGTTATGA
- a CDS encoding DMT family transporter, translating into MIGILTGLLSGFLWGVNNLLISLGYTHIPFAIMNREDSLLWFFGIPLACVALTDSAAAISLLLLNIGRGLFSRIRKSFCTRAGAVICFAALLGGPIGQSSYVMGIALAGPASALLLSSLYPIVGCLLAAFWLKQPITKKMWIGICLSVVGGTLVGYSPEQSLTDTFYMGVIFSLLAALCWGSESVVAVYGMQHILPDIAITIRECVSAITLWVAILPFVRGYTAIPSICSEKEALLFFLFAGIAAGISYLLWYRANNTIGCAKGMATNITYIIWGCLLTYIWGDSSEITVSMLIGCTCVIIGVLLVTVNPSELIEKTKE; encoded by the coding sequence ATGATAGGGATACTTACCGGATTATTGAGCGGCTTTTTATGGGGTGTTAATAATTTATTGATTTCACTCGGTTATACGCATATTCCTTTTGCAATCATGAATAGAGAAGATTCTTTATTATGGTTTTTCGGTATTCCTCTTGCTTGCGTAGCATTAACGGATAGTGCCGCTGCTATTTCTTTGTTGTTACTTAATATAGGGAGAGGGCTTTTCTCACGTATACGAAAATCTTTTTGTACACGTGCCGGTGCCGTCATTTGTTTTGCTGCGCTTCTTGGTGGCCCCATCGGGCAGTCTTCCTATGTCATGGGAATTGCATTAGCCGGTCCTGCCAGTGCTTTGCTTCTATCTTCCTTATATCCTATCGTAGGTTGTTTACTGGCAGCTTTTTGGCTTAAGCAACCTATTACTAAAAAGATGTGGATAGGTATTTGTTTATCTGTCGTAGGAGGTACTCTAGTCGGGTATTCTCCTGAACAATCTTTGACAGATACCTTTTATATGGGAGTCATATTTTCATTACTGGCAGCTCTTTGTTGGGGCAGTGAAAGCGTAGTGGCGGTATATGGCATGCAACATATACTGCCGGATATTGCGATTACCATTCGTGAATGCGTGTCAGCGATTACACTCTGGGTTGCTATTCTTCCTTTTGTGCGTGGTTACACGGCGATTCCTTCCATTTGCAGTGAAAAAGAAGCGTTACTCTTTTTCTTGTTTGCAGGAATTGCTGCCGGCATTTCCTATTTACTTTGGTATCGTGCCAATAACACTATCGGTTGTGCGAAAGGGATGGCAACCAATATTACTTATATCATTTGGGGTTGCCTTCTGACCTATATATGGGGAGACTCTTCTGAAATTACGGTCTCTATGTTGATAGGTTGCACTTGTGTCATCATCGGAGTACTTCTCGTTACGGTTAATCCCTCTGAATTAATAGAAAAAACAAAAGAATAA
- a CDS encoding LicD family protein, whose translation MKKLTLIELQEYLLSSLVAFDSFCKKHAIHYSLCGGTLIGAIRHQGFIPWDDDIDVMMTRQEYDKLTKVWMQYPKEGYTLTTNRTTSNAFAGESGKWYANNTAPTYPRDDFDIGLFMDIFVIDTLPEDEQEAKKYFAKVHRLGRQFHIIRKRMHKPLWKLLATLFPMFHPDKVFSQLEKEIARHRDKENTYGAIMLGSSNDMLRERLPTNYLKHFVDVPFNGHLFPAIAQYDAYLRHYYGDYMQLPPEKERLSYHTKNHILKE comes from the coding sequence ATGAAAAAACTGACTTTAATAGAACTCCAAGAATATTTATTGTCTTCTTTAGTTGCTTTTGATTCTTTTTGTAAAAAACATGCCATCCATTATTCTTTATGTGGAGGTACACTGATAGGTGCTATCAGACATCAAGGATTTATCCCCTGGGATGATGATATTGATGTTATGATGACACGCCAAGAATACGACAAGCTGACAAAAGTATGGATGCAGTATCCTAAAGAAGGATATACGCTCACTACCAATCGCACAACCAGCAATGCATTTGCCGGTGAAAGTGGAAAATGGTATGCCAATAATACCGCTCCGACTTATCCACGGGATGATTTTGATATCGGTTTATTCATGGATATTTTTGTAATCGATACCTTACCGGAAGATGAACAAGAAGCGAAAAAGTATTTTGCTAAAGTTCATCGTTTAGGAAGACAATTTCATATTATTCGTAAACGAATGCATAAACCTCTATGGAAACTCTTGGCAACTTTATTTCCGATGTTCCACCCCGACAAAGTATTTTCCCAATTAGAAAAAGAAATTGCTCGCCATCGTGATAAAGAAAACACCTATGGTGCCATCATGCTCGGTTCTTCGAATGACATGCTAAGAGAACGCCTTCCGACAAATTACTTAAAACATTTTGTAGACGTCCCTTTTAACGGTCACCTCTTCCCTGCCATCGCCCAATACGATGCTTATCTACGTCACTATTATGGTGACTATATGCAACTTCCCCCGGAAAAAGAAAGGCTCTCCTATCATACAAAGAATCATATTCTCAAAGAATAG
- a CDS encoding glycosyltransferase family 9 protein, whose protein sequence is MKTFLVYNTSFFGDMILTNPLCRQLKRVYPHSHLVFISDKTYADVARYMDGVDEVWIYDKHKKHKGIIGFYNFYKEHKNAYSFDAAFIIYGNERGIFLSKLLGAKKIYADSTHKYVHRLLDNPPINYGKWYQIQDQNTYLAELYTQVPTESLPMKYHVPEEAFAYVDSILLKDIHKPIVALNPITKNKEKDLKRDMLIPLIELITKASMMPVIIGTGKELESYYESLPEHTKEKTLNLINKTTVPQLAAFLKRTKVLISADTGTAHFALALDVPVVDIFYRKNKESLRIWAPKNFYRHKVLSAGDDFSAENIWKNALELINR, encoded by the coding sequence ATGAAAACTTTTCTTGTCTATAATACCTCTTTCTTTGGAGATATGATTCTTACTAATCCATTATGTCGCCAATTAAAACGAGTATATCCACACTCTCATCTTGTATTCATTTCTGACAAAACCTATGCGGATGTAGCACGTTATATGGATGGTGTTGATGAAGTATGGATTTATGATAAGCATAAAAAACACAAAGGAATTATCGGTTTTTACAATTTCTATAAAGAACATAAGAATGCATATTCTTTCGATGCGGCTTTTATCATTTATGGAAATGAACGAGGCATTTTTCTGTCTAAATTATTAGGAGCTAAAAAAATCTATGCAGACAGCACACATAAATATGTACATCGCTTACTGGATAATCCTCCTATTAATTATGGAAAATGGTACCAAATACAAGATCAAAATACTTACTTAGCAGAACTCTATACACAAGTCCCCACCGAAAGTCTTCCAATGAAATACCATGTGCCGGAAGAAGCTTTTGCTTATGTGGACTCTATATTATTAAAAGATATTCATAAACCGATTGTTGCACTCAATCCGATTACAAAGAATAAGGAAAAGGATTTAAAGCGAGATATGCTCATCCCCTTAATAGAGCTTATTACTAAAGCGTCTATGATGCCTGTTATTATCGGTACGGGAAAAGAATTGGAATCCTACTATGAATCACTGCCGGAACATACAAAAGAAAAAACCTTAAATCTTATCAATAAAACGACTGTTCCGCAATTAGCTGCGTTCCTTAAACGTACTAAAGTACTTATCAGTGCCGATACAGGAACTGCACATTTTGCACTGGCGCTCGATGTTCCGGTTGTAGATATTTTTTATCGAAAAAACAAAGAAAGCTTACGTATCTGGGCTCCCAAAAACTTTTACAGGCACAAAGTATTATCTGCCGGTGATGATTTCAGTGCAGAAAATATTTGGAAAAATGCACTGGAGCTTATAAATAGATAA
- a CDS encoding polysaccharide deacetylase family protein, translating to MKILFILLLAYIYYHFRKRVPILMYHRIATVKGDRNSLPVEKFEEQMQYLEEKGFHSITMEQLESHILHGSPLPDKPIVLTFDDGYKDNVETALPILKKYHQIGNVFSIANWRGKENKWENFGKELTVTMNDEELLQWQREGNYIGSHTMDHPFLSECEPLRLRDELTQSKEVFDALTEKDVSCICYPYGDFNEEVIEEAKKCGYRLGLGIFYGVPLWKQNPLALPRIPIPARQPMWEFKLKVSSIHLLFVWLRQMERTVKKKVRKL from the coding sequence ATGAAAATACTGTTTATCTTACTTTTAGCATATATATATTATCATTTTCGCAAACGTGTGCCAATTTTGATGTATCATCGCATTGCTACGGTAAAAGGAGACAGAAACTCTCTTCCCGTAGAAAAATTTGAAGAGCAAATGCAGTATTTAGAAGAAAAAGGTTTTCATAGTATTACCATGGAACAATTGGAAAGTCATATCCTGCATGGATCGCCTTTACCGGATAAACCGATTGTACTTACCTTTGATGACGGATATAAAGATAATGTAGAAACGGCACTTCCCATACTCAAGAAATATCATCAGATTGGCAATGTTTTTTCTATTGCTAATTGGCGAGGAAAAGAAAATAAATGGGAAAACTTCGGAAAAGAGCTTACGGTAACGATGAATGATGAAGAATTGCTCCAATGGCAACGGGAAGGGAACTATATCGGTTCACATACGATGGATCATCCCTTTCTTTCGGAATGCGAACCTTTGCGGTTACGTGATGAGTTGACACAAAGTAAAGAAGTTTTCGATGCGTTAACAGAAAAAGATGTTTCCTGTATTTGTTATCCGTACGGAGATTTCAATGAAGAAGTGATAGAAGAAGCTAAGAAATGTGGATATCGATTGGGGCTAGGTATATTTTATGGAGTTCCTCTTTGGAAACAAAATCCGTTAGCATTGCCTCGTATTCCTATTCCGGCAAGACAACCGATGTGGGAATTTAAGCTCAAAGTAAGTTCGATTCATCTTCTTTTTGTTTGGCTGAGACAGATGGAACGAACGGTTAAGAAAAAGGTAAGAAAATTATAA
- a CDS encoding glycosyltransferase family 4 protein: MKRILFVVPRMNIGGAETYVFTVIKELHQRGYEVFLASGGGQLADKLSDMGIPTFFLPIRLSRSLSAWLLARIVKKHHIDLIHANSGAAGIVAAKVKRQLGIPVVYTAHGIFGNPEREYVIDELDTLICVSEYVKRDAIQRGFHESHLLVRYSGIDTDTFKPDSAVREKLRKQYGIDKDTLVLAVVSRIKNLQHKGHQYLLDVLSQYASKESWKLVVIGKGHGLPVLKRQVRQLGLSGKVICLGHRTDVAYCLQMADVLVLPSRFETFGLVLAEGMAMGKPAIAFDVGGTSEVIKDGETGFLVEKNNTQELYEKIKQLDEDRVLLSTFSTQGMHWVRERFTTKKMVDELEVIYKKLFY, encoded by the coding sequence ATGAAACGAATTTTATTTGTAGTACCTCGCATGAATATAGGTGGTGCAGAAACCTATGTTTTTACAGTGATAAAAGAATTACATCAAAGAGGATATGAAGTGTTTTTAGCTTCCGGTGGCGGACAGTTGGCAGATAAACTTTCCGATATGGGTATACCGACTTTTTTTCTTCCTATTCGTCTTTCCCGTTCTTTGTCTGCTTGGCTTTTAGCACGCATTGTAAAGAAGCATCATATAGATTTAATACATGCCAATTCCGGAGCTGCCGGCATTGTGGCTGCTAAGGTAAAGAGGCAGTTGGGGATACCGGTTGTGTATACGGCACATGGTATTTTTGGAAATCCGGAGAGAGAATATGTTATCGATGAGTTGGATACCTTAATTTGTGTCAGTGAATATGTCAAGAGAGATGCGATACAAAGAGGTTTTCATGAAAGCCATCTTCTGGTTCGTTATAGCGGTATTGATACAGATACGTTTAAACCGGATAGTGCTGTACGTGAAAAATTGAGAAAACAATATGGAATAGATAAGGATACTTTAGTGCTTGCTGTTGTATCTCGTATCAAAAATTTACAACACAAGGGACATCAATATTTACTGGACGTACTTTCACAATATGCGAGTAAAGAGTCTTGGAAGTTAGTGGTGATTGGTAAAGGGCATGGTTTACCAGTTCTAAAAAGACAAGTTCGACAATTAGGGCTTTCAGGAAAAGTAATTTGTCTGGGACATCGAACCGATGTGGCATATTGTTTACAAATGGCGGATGTTCTCGTATTACCGTCACGTTTTGAAACTTTCGGTCTAGTCTTGGCGGAAGGAATGGCTATGGGGAAACCTGCCATAGCTTTTGATGTAGGCGGTACATCGGAAGTTATTAAAGATGGAGAAACTGGATTTCTTGTAGAAAAAAATAATACACAAGAATTATATGAGAAAATAAAACAATTGGATGAAGATAGAGTTTTATTATCTACTTTTTCAACACAAGGTATGCATTGGGTAAGAGAACGTTTTACGACGAAGAAAATGGTAGATGAGTTAGAAGTGATTTATAAGAAATTATTTTATTAA
- a CDS encoding DNA adenine methylase gives MTHVGFMPFIKWAGGKTQLLDVIRERLPASFDSYYEPFIGGGAVFLKTCPQRAYINDINPQLINVYKQIKNEVESLITYINFLDNRECNLEFYLEQRDLYNKKIINEIYDVESAGLLIWLNKHCFNGLYRVNKKGLFNVPYNKKIIGSSIVPDNVRAISEYLNKNKVIISCSDFEEFCDIISTNNAFVYLDSPYVPMSETASFTDYSKSGFLYEDHKRLADLFKRLDQKGVRLMLSNNDVKLVRELYEEYIIESIDVKRNINSRGDKRWGKEVIIRNYE, from the coding sequence ATGACTCATGTAGGTTTCATGCCATTTATAAAATGGGCGGGAGGAAAAACACAGCTTTTAGATGTAATCAGAGAAAGATTACCTGCTAGCTTTGATTCATACTATGAGCCTTTTATCGGAGGAGGGGCTGTATTTTTAAAAACTTGTCCCCAAAGAGCTTATATTAATGATATTAACCCACAACTTATTAATGTATATAAGCAAATTAAAAATGAAGTAGAAAGTTTAATTACGTATATAAACTTTTTAGATAATAGAGAGTGTAATTTAGAATTTTATTTAGAACAACGAGATTTATATAATAAAAAAATTATAAATGAAATATATGATGTAGAATCAGCAGGATTGCTTATTTGGCTTAATAAACATTGTTTTAATGGATTATATCGAGTTAATAAAAAAGGACTATTTAATGTTCCTTATAATAAAAAAATAATAGGTTCTTCTATAGTTCCTGATAATGTAAGAGCTATATCTGAGTATTTAAATAAAAATAAGGTCATAATTTCATGCTCTGACTTTGAAGAATTTTGCGATATTATATCGACTAATAATGCATTTGTATACTTAGACTCACCCTATGTTCCTATGAGTGAGACCGCAAGTTTTACTGACTATAGTAAATCAGGTTTTTTATATGAAGATCATAAGAGATTGGCAGACCTTTTTAAAAGATTAGATCAAAAAGGGGTAAGACTTATGCTTAGTAACAATGATGTAAAATTAGTACGTGAGTTATATGAGGAGTATATTATTGAATCAATAGATGTGAAACGTAATATTAACAGTAGAGGGGATAAACGATGGGGAAAAGAAGTGATTATAAGAAACTATGAATAG